A window of the Fulvia fulva chromosome 3, complete sequence genome harbors these coding sequences:
- a CDS encoding Myosin regulatory light chain cdc4, protein MGDQAQSTNFKEAFSLFDKRGNGRVQIDSLGDLLRACGQNPTLAEIKDLEHSVGGDFDFDSFTRVLNRPGGFRDPGEPEEYCRGFQVFDKDLTGFIGVGQFRYILTNLGEKMSDEEVDELLKAVDTSSGELNYMDMVKMILQN, encoded by the exons ATGGGGGATCAGGCACAGAGCACCAACTTCAAGGAGGCCTTCTCACTCTTCGACAAGCGCGGAAACGGTCGCGTGCAGATCGACTCCCTTGGCGACCTCCTCCGAGCATGTGGCCAGAATCCAACTCTTGCTGAGATCAAGGATCTCGAGCACTCAGTGGGCGGAGATT TCGACTTTGACTCTTTCACACGCGTCCTCAACCGACCAGGTGGCTTCCGCGACCCTGGCGAGCCTGAAGAGTACTGCCGCGGCTTCCAGGTCTTCGACAAGGATCTGACCGGCTTCATCGGCGTGGGACAGTTCCGATACATCCTCACAAACTTGGGCGAGAAGATGAGTGATGAGGAGGTGGATGAGCTGTTGAAGGCCGTGGACACAAGCAGCGGCGAGCTGAATTACATGG ACATGGTCAAGATGATCCTTCAAAACTAG
- a CDS encoding Structural maintenance of chromosomes protein 2 gives MRITELIIDGFKSYAVRTVISGWDHTFNAITGLNGSGKSNILDAICFCLGIGKFELLRASGGASDLIYKRGQAGITKASVTLVFDNSDKAKSPIGFEDYGSISVTRQIVLGGTSKYLINGHRAQQQTVQNLFQSVQLNINNPNFLIMQGKITKVLNMKSTEILGMVEEAAGTRMFEDRREKALKTMNKKQAKVEELEGLLKEEIEPKLDKLRNEKRAFLEFQSTQSDLERLTKLVVAYDYTRSKQKVQQSAQDLVEKKQRVTHLEENAEKLRREIGVLEEDMEKVRAARDKELRKGGKFAKLEEAVKEYSKELERLKTVVELKQGSIAEEQERLQKAQASVKDLEKQIKQKTEAHQQLREQFETSNKQIEEQKDEVDQKEELLQTLQTGISSNAGSDGGYAGQLTAARDNSSKAGTEIEQAKLKITHLEARIKEDEPRAKKAEKENAGLLKDLESLRTQAAKHQKELEKLGFEPGREEEQQAQKTQLEKRIRHLQGEADNFRRQVQGLDFSYSDPEPNFDRRRVKGLVAQLFNLPADSTEASVALEICAGGRLYNVVVDSAKTSSALIDNGKLRRRVTIVPLDKVDAHRAPSDRVNNAQKLAPGKVHLAINLIGYAHEVEKAMEYVFGNTLVCADPATAKKVTFDPSVRLKSVTVEGDVYDPSGTLSGGSAASGSGVLLKLQKLNAITSELEQEESKLTALENAISKDAQKLKSGRQLKQDLDLKTHEIQLAESQIASNSSSSIIASVQEMKETIAALKENIQTAKKRQSEAEQDAKRIEKDMKDFSSNKGAKLEQLQGDLDKLKKALAKAQGSIKPLQQEVRDANIDAEQTGSDLSAAQEEQHDAETTLKGHEEELQAIQKEGRQVTRQHEEAEAALNDERKKLSSFDDEIADLEHASKRKAQQISDEKLESQKLGHAIDNFVKAQQGAQQAVTMLEKEHDWIHEEQNSFGKAGTPYDFHGQDIAQSKSNLKNVTERFQGMKKKINPAVMATIDSVEKKETALKQMMRTVIKDKKKIEETIATLDEYKKEALYKTWSKVNEDFGLIFNDLLPGNTAKLDPPEGKEISDGLEVKVCLGKVWKQSLTELSGGQRSLIALSLILSLLQYSPAPMYILDEVDAALDLSHTQNIGRLIRTRFRGSQFIVVSLKDGMFGNANRIFRTRFMDGTSVVQALTPADMK, from the exons ATGCGCATCACGGAGCTCATCATCGATGGCTTCAAGTCCTACGCGGTCCGTACGGTCATCTCGGGCTGGGACCACACTTTCAATGCCATTACTGGCCTGAACGGATCGGGCAAGTCGAATATCCTAGATGCCATCTGTTTCTGCCTAGGCATCGGCAAATTCGAACTGCTTCGCGCAAGCGGCGGCGCCAGTGACCTCATCTACAAACGTGGCCAGGCTGGTATCACGAAAGCATCCGTCACGCTGGTCTTCGACAACAGCGACAAGGCGAAATCACCCATCGGGTTTGAGGATTATGGCAGCATCAGCGTCACGAGGCAGATCGTGCTCGGAGGCACGAGCAAATACCTCATCAATGGACACCGAGCCCAGCAGCAGACTGTGCAGAATCTCTTCCAGAGTGTACAGCTGAACATAAACAACCCCAACTTCCTGATCATGCAGGGGAAAATCACCAAGGTCCTCAACATGAAGAGCACGGAAATTCTGGGCATGGTCGAGGAGGcggccggtacgcgtatgTTCGAGGACAGGCGCGAGAAGGCGCTCAAGACCATGAACAAGAAGCAGGCCAAAGTGGAAGAGCTCGAAGGACTCTTGAAAGAGGAGATTGAACCAAAGCTTGACAAGCTGCGAAATGAGAAGCGAGCATTCTTGGAATTTCAGAGTACACAAAGCGATCTCGAACGGCTGACAAAGCTGGTCGTGGCGTACGATTATACCAGGTCGAAGCAGAAAGTACAGCAAAGCGCGCAGGACCTGGTCGAGAAGAAGCAGCGCGTCACACACCTCGAAGAGAATGCTGAAAAGCTGCGGCGAGAAATTGGTGTGCTTGAAGAGGACATGGAGAAGGTGCGCGCAGCACGAGACAAAGAACTTCGAAAGGGCGGCAAATTTGCGAAGCTGGAAGAGGCCGTAAAGGAGTACTCGAAGGAGCTTGAGCGACTGAAGACTGTGGTCGAGCTGAAGCAAGGCTCAATCGCGGAAGAGCAGGAGCGGTTGCAGAAAGCACAAGCGTCTGTGAAAGATCTCGAGAAGCAGATCAAGCAGAAGACTGAGGCGCATCAACAACTGCGGGAACAATTTGAGACCTCGAACAAACAGATCGAGGAGCAGAAGGATGAGGTCGACCAGAAGGAGGAGTTACTCCAAACACTCCAGACAGGTATCTCTTCCAATGCGGGTTCAGACGGTGGATATGCTGGACAGCTTACCGCGGCGCGCGACAATTCCAGCAAAGCCGGCACAGAAATTGAGCAAGCCAAGCTGAAGATCACGCATCTGGAGGCACGAATCAAGGAGGACGAACCTCGCGCAAAGAAGGCAGAGAAGGAGAATGCCGGGCTGCTCAAAGACCTCGAATCGCTCCGGACGCAAGCTGCCAAGCATCAGAAAGAGCTCGAGAAGCTCGGGTTCGAGCCAGGTAGAGAAGAGGAGCAACAAGCACAGAAGACGCAGTTGGAGAAGCGAATACGGCATCTGCAAGGTGAAGCAGACAATTTTCGGAGACAAGTCCAAGGATTGGACTTCTCTTACTCGGATCCAGAGCCCAACTTCGACAGAAGGCGTGTCAAGGGTCTCGTGGCTCAGCTTTTCAACTTGCCAGCCGACTCAACAGAAGCGAGCGTAGCTTTGGAGATCTGCGCAGGAGGGCGTCTCTATAACGTGGTTGTTGACAGTGCAAAGACTTCTTCAGCACTTATTGACAACGGCAAACTACGACGACGTGTGACTATTGTACCTCTGGACAAAGTCGATGCGCATCGAGCTCCATCGGATCGTGTCAACAATGCACAGAAGCTGGCTCCTGGCAAGGTACACTTGGCCATCAACCTCATTGGCTATGCACATGAAGTCGAAAAAGCCATGGAGTATGTCTTTGGCAACACGCTGGTGTGCGCTGATCCTGCAACTGCCAAGAAGGTCACATTCGACCCGTCGGTCAGGCTCAAGAGTGTGACTGTCGAAGGCGACGTCTACGACCCAAGCGGTACCCTCTCTGGAGGTTCGGCAGCATCAGGCAGTGGCGTCTTGTTGAAGTTGCAAAAGCTCAACGCTATCACTTCTGAGCTCGAGCAGGAAGAATCGAAACTTACTGCGCTGGAGAATGCCATCTCGAAAGATGCGCAAAAGCTCAAGAGCGGTAGACAACTCAAGCAAGATTTAGATCTCAAGACCCACGAGATCCAGCTGGCCGAATCACAGATCGCTAGCAATTCATCGAGTAGTATCATCGCCTCTGTCCAGGAGATGAAGGAGACGATCGCTGCCTTGAAGGAAAACATTCAGACAGCCAAGAAGCGACAGTCTGAAGCTGAGCAAGATGCAAAGCGCATCGAGAAAGACATGAAAGATTTCTCCTCAAACAAGGGCGCCAAGCTTGAGCAGCTGCAAGGCGACCTTGACAAGTTGAAGAAGGCACTAGCTAAGGCACAGGGCTCGATCAAGCCGCTGCAGCAGGAAGTACGTGATGCAAACATCGATGCTGAACAGACTGGCAGCGACTTGTCTGCGGCGCAAGAAGAGCAGCATGATGCCGAGACTACACTCAAAGGCCACGAAGAGGAGCTGCAGGCTATCCAGAAAGAAGGCCGACAAGTGACTAGACAACACGAAGAAGCCGAGGCTGCTCTCAACGACGAGCGCAAGAAGCTGAGCAGCTTTGATGACGAAATCGCAGACCTCGAGCATGCCTCGAAACGGAAAGCGCAGCAGATCTCGGACGAAAAGTTAGAGTCACAGAAGCTCGGCCATGCCATCGACAATTTCGTCAAGGCGCAGCAGGGAGCGCAGCAAGCTGTGACCATGCTGGAGAAGGAGCACGACTGGATTCACGAAGAACAGAACTCTTTTGGTAAGGCTGGAACTCCATACGACTTCCACGGCCAGGATATCGCTCAGAGCAAGTCGAATCTCAAGAACGTTACCGAGCGCTTTCAGGGGATGAAGAAGAAAATCAACCCGGCTGTCATGGCGACGATCGATAGTGTCGAGAAGAAGGAAACGGCTTTGAAGCAGATGATGAGGACGGTCATCAAGGACAAGAAGAAGATTGAGGAGACGATTGCCACACTTGACGAGTACAAGAAGGAGGCACTTTACAAGACTTGGTCCAAGGTCAACGAGGACTTTGGTCTGATTTTCAACGATCTGCTGCCTGGTAACACGGCGAAACTCGATCCACCTGAAGGCAAGGAGATCAGTGATGGTTTGGAGGTGAAGGTATGTCTGGGCAAGGTCTGGAAGCAGTCTCTCACGGAGCTGTCTGGTGGTCAAAG ATCTCTGATCGCCCTCTCACTCATCTTATCCCTGCTGCAGTACTCGCCGGCACCGATGTACATCCTGGACGAAGTCGACGCTGCTCTCGATCTGTCACATACCCAGAACATCGGTCGCCTCATCCGGACGAGATTCCGAGGCAGTCAGTTCATCGTCGTCAGTCTGAAAGACGGCATGTTTGGGAACGCGAATCGCATCTTCCGGACACGATTCATGGACGGCACTTCAGTGGTCCAAGCTCTCACGCCCGCGGACATGAAGTGA
- a CDS encoding Amino-acid acetyltransferase, mitochondrial: MIISTCAPGRAAGTLKIGLKQYSKQYYTTGPIPATNGKHAAQRIEDPETQRELFVNVLNANATRRDAKQYLARFKSPKKETPDVGTKLTAIQEEQNARHQRDQSRVERLGVNLGGMYAPARAIASTAQFAQHDDVQPQTTPRQELHVALTCLRSPERVDDETLDGLARTLAQLVRLDMKIVLVLDGNENGVSQPADRRAHRKHLAEQADRLCDFIDRHNPEGARAVMNALELADDGEDISVTMPNLLLDPLSRGMIPVIPSLAYTVSGQLVPVPVSDIMTGLTKHLTGRDKLSVPPRSRQPPASVDRVILLDAIGGIPSKDRGDGAHVFVNLQQEFPMIEQELAEYAAEVAGGSESFGRHTIYEQHLKNMKLTRDCLELLPSSASAVIVSPQEAASSSTRSTVPTAGIGTRRQKNPLIHNLLTNKPQVSSSLPAARFHVDESEYTSQHNATTVLRRGMPLVIIPAAPRAIGWHIPKDGVSDLNLEDDPRIDPRRLVYLIEDSFRRKLNVQHYLNRVRGRVAGLIVAGEYEGGAILTWEMPPGTNDPSRMVPYLDKFAVLQTSQGSSGVADVVFQAMVRTCFPNGVCWRSRKDNPVNKWYFERAAGSWQIPNSNWTMFWTGEGVVENDQKWNDYVGVCRDIGPSWADGKTPD; the protein is encoded by the coding sequence ATGATTATCTCCACTTGTGCGCCTGGAAGGGCAGCCGGGACCCTTAAGATTGGCCTCAAGCAGTACTCGAAACAATACTACACCACGGGTCCGATACCGGCGACGAATGGCAAACATGCAGCCCAGAGGATAGAAGACCCGGAAACCCAACGAGAACTCTTCGTCAATGTTCTGAATGCAAACGCCACTCGACGAGATGCCAAGCAATATCTTGCACGCTTCAAATCTCCAAAGAAGGAGACACCAGATGTCGGCACGAAGCTCACCGCCATTCAGGAAGAACAAAATGCTCGACATCAACGAGATCAGAGTCGAGTGGAACGTCTCGGAGTGAACTTGGGAGGAATGTATGCTCCTGCGCGAGCTATTGCAAGCACTGCTCAGTTCGCACAGCATGATGATGTGCAACCCCAGACAACGCCTCGCCAGGAATTACATGTGGCGTTGACGTGCCTCAGATCACCGGAGAGGGTCGATGACGAGACGCTCGACGGCCTGGCGAGAACTCTTGCTCAACTTGTGCGACTTGACATGAAGATTGTACTTGTGCTCGACGGCAATGAGAATGGTGTCAGCCAACCTGCTGATCGTAGAGCCCATCGAAAACATCTTGCAGAGCAGGCTGATCGACTCTGCGACTTCATTGACAGGCACAACCCCGAGGGTGCCCGAGCGGTCATGAATGCGCTTGAGCTGGCTGACGATGGCGAAGACATCAGTGTCACCATGCCTAACCTCCTGCTGGACCCACTGAGTCGAGGCATGATACCAGTCATACCGTCGCTCGCATACACAGTATCTGGCCAATTGGTACCAGTGCCTGTCTCAGATATCATGACTGGACTCACGAAGCACCTTACTGGGCGTGACAAGCTCTCAGTGCCTCCTCGAAGCCGGCAACCACCTGCGTCCGTGGACAGGGTGATCCTTCTTGACGCCATCGGCGGCATACCTAGCAAGGATCGCGGGGATGGAGCACATGTCTTCGTCAATCTGCAACAGGAGTTCCCGATGATCGAGCAAGAGCTGGCGGAATATGCTGCGGAAGTCGCCGGAGGCAGTGAGTCCTTTGGCCGACATACCATTTACGAGCAGCACCTCAAGAATATGAAGCTCACCAGAGACTGTCTTGAGCTGTTACCGTCATCTGCATCTGCAGTGATTGTGTCGCCTCAGGAGGCCGCCAGCTCTTCCACCAGATCGACTGTGCCCACTGCAGGAATTGGAACCAGAAGGCAGAAGAATCCTCTGATCCACAACCTGCTCACCAATAAGCCGCAGGTCTCTTCATCTTTACCAGCCGCTCGCTTCCACGTTGATGAAAGCGAATATACTTCGCAACATAACGCGACTACCGTCCTGCGACGAGGGATGCCACTTGTCATCATTCCTGCAGCACCACGGGCCATTGGTTGGCACATACCCAAGGACGGTGTCTCAGATCTGAACTTGGAAGACGACCCACGGATAGACCCCCGGCGACTGGTCTATCTCATTGAAGACAGCTTTCGGCGTAAGCTCAATGTCCAGCACTACCTGAATCGCGTTCGAGGTCGTGTTGCTGGCTTGATTGTGGCTGGTGAATATGAAGGTGGTGCAATTTTGACCTGGGAGATGCCGCCAGGAACCAACGATCCAAGCCGCATGGTACCCTATCTCGACAAGTTCGCTGTTCTGCAAACATCACAAGGCTCGAGTGGCGTTGCTGATGTCGTCTTTCAGGCAATGGTACGAACATGCTTCCCCAATGGCGTCTGCTGGCGAAGCAGGAAAGACAACCCAGTCAACAAGTGGTACTTTGAACGGGCGGCTGGCTCATGGCAAATTCCTAATAGCAATTGGACCATGTTCTGGACTGGCGAAGGCGTGGTGGAGAACGATCAGAAGTGGAATGACTACGTAGGGGTCTGCAGAGACATTGGTCCTAGCTGGGCCGATGGGAAGACGCCGGATTGA
- a CDS encoding Short chain dehydrogenase citE yields MPPPRGAWNPIECAGDYTTTKSVYNDTYPAIDPTKADQSGKAIFVSGASKGLGKAMAISFAKAGASRIAIGARSDLSTTENEARAAAMEAGRSEPQILKLKLDITDQESVDAAAKLVEREFGSVDVVINNAGIMDGRGSVAEMDANLRGAYLITRAFLPLLLKSDLKTLITVSSVGAHCITPGLSAYQTSKLAVLRFTEFVAAEYRDQGITAFAMHPGNILTDIVGNGVTVTDQYCPNLDTDVSTGMDPKLKAVFTETPQICADSMVYLSKERREWLSGRYVNTCWDLEELCSDPLRKRIVKGDMLKVKLVVPNEDSRGGV; encoded by the exons ATGCCACCACCACGCGGAGCATGGAACCCCATCGAGTGCGCAGGCGATTACACCACGACCAAAAGCGTCTACAACGACACCTACCCGGCTATCGATCCTACCAAAGCAGACCAGTCTGGCAAAGCGATCTTCGTCTCCGGCGCGTCGAAGGGTCTGGGTAAAGCCATGGCCATCTCGTTTGCCAAAGCAGGGGCTTCCAGGATAGCGATTGGAGCAAGATCGGATTTGTCGACCACGGAGAATGAAGCCAGAGCTGCAGCGATGGAAGCCGGTCGTTCTGAACCGCAGATTTTGAAGCTTAAGCTGGACATCACGGATCAGGAAAGTGTCGATGCGGCTGCGAAGTTGGTGGAGAGGGAGTTTGGGAGTGTGGATGTTGTGATCAATAATGCTGGTATTATGGATGGAAGGGGTTCTGTGGCGGAGA TGGACGCCAACCTCCGTGGCGCATACCTGATAACCCGCGCCTTCCTTCCTTTACTGCTGAAGAGCGACCTGAAGACTCTCATCACCGTGTCCAGTGTCGGAGCCCACTGCATCACGCCCGGGCTATCAGCCTACCAGACGTCGAAGCTCGCAGTACTACGCTTCACAGAATTCGTTGCGGCAGAGTATAGAGACCAGGGAATCACCGCGTTCGCCATGCACCCTGGCAATATCCTGACTGATATCGTCGGGAACGGTGTCACGGTCACTGACCAGTATTGTCCTAATCTAGATACTGACGTATCGACAGGTATGGACCCCAAACTCAAAGCTGTCTTCACCGAGACACCGCAGATTTGCGCAGATTCGATGGTGTACCTGAGTAAGGAACGGCGGGAGTGGTTGAGTGGGCGGTATGTCAATACCTGCTGGGACCTCGAGGAGCTGTGCAGTGATCCGCTCAGGAAGCGGATTGTGAAGGGTGATATGTTGAAGGTGAAGTTGGTTGTGCCGAATGAGGATTCACGGGGAGGCGTGTAG